One genomic window of Roseateles sp. DAIF2 includes the following:
- the rnr gene encoding ribonuclease R, which translates to MSEVEGQVQGHRDGHGFLLPDAGGADVYLSAQEMHAVMHGDRLRVRVTRFDKRGRPEGKVLEILDRKKRPIIGRLLLESGIWLVAPEDKRMGQDILIPKNGIANATAGQVVAVELTEPPSLYSQPVGRVVEVLGEIDDPGMEIEIAVRKYEVPHRFSAETLAQSAKLPDRLRAADLKHRIDLRDVALVTIDGEDARDFDDAVYCEPHKQGRGKSAFTGWRLIVAIADVSHYVKPGEPLDADAYERATSVYFPRRVIPMLPEKLSNGLCSLNPEQDRLSMVCDMLIDAEGETRAYQFYPAVICSHARLTYTEVAAVLGNTHGPEAAKRRELVPHLLHLHGVYRALLGQRAKRGAVDFETTETQIVCDDNGRIEKIVPRTRNEAHRLIEEAMLAANVCAADFIAGAKQHALFRVHEGPTPEKRATLQAYLRALGLGLGISDDPTPGEFQAVAAATKDRPDAQQIHAMLLRSMQQAIYTGANSGHFGLAYPAYTHFTSPIRRYPDLLVHRVIKAMLGGKRYQLDAAKMDVPEPPKRPGKAKPINPASASTDAERWEVVGAHCSANERRADEASRDVEAWLKCRYMREHLGEEFSGTVSAVTSFGLFVQLDALYVEGLIHITELGGEYYRFDEVRQELRGERTGMRYATGARVQVQVSRVDLDGRKIDFRLVRDSDEARLVARALRDKMGGGGGEASRRAAPVIEPASAVEALEQVRRQDRELKAGRRATGKKPAGKAAPKSAATHPVKAARARAKAGKSAEAAAPRGKKR; encoded by the coding sequence CTGAGCGAAGTCGAAGGCCAGGTGCAGGGGCACCGCGATGGCCATGGTTTCCTGCTGCCCGATGCGGGCGGCGCCGATGTCTACCTCTCCGCGCAGGAGATGCATGCGGTGATGCATGGCGACCGCCTGCGGGTGCGCGTCACGCGCTTCGACAAGCGCGGCCGGCCCGAGGGCAAGGTGCTCGAGATCCTGGACCGCAAGAAGCGCCCGATCATCGGCCGGCTGCTGCTGGAGTCGGGCATCTGGCTGGTCGCGCCGGAAGACAAGCGCATGGGCCAGGACATCCTGATCCCGAAGAACGGCATCGCCAACGCGACCGCGGGCCAGGTGGTGGCGGTCGAGCTGACCGAGCCGCCGTCGCTCTACTCGCAGCCGGTGGGTCGCGTGGTCGAGGTGCTGGGCGAGATCGACGATCCCGGCATGGAGATCGAGATCGCGGTGCGCAAGTACGAGGTGCCGCACCGCTTCAGCGCCGAGACCCTGGCGCAGAGCGCCAAGCTGCCCGACCGCCTGCGCGCCGCCGACCTCAAGCACCGCATCGACCTGCGCGACGTGGCACTGGTGACGATCGACGGCGAGGATGCGCGTGACTTCGACGATGCGGTCTACTGCGAGCCGCACAAGCAGGGCCGCGGCAAGAGCGCCTTCACCGGCTGGCGTCTGATCGTCGCGATCGCCGACGTCAGCCATTACGTCAAGCCCGGCGAGCCGCTCGATGCCGATGCCTACGAGCGTGCCACCTCCGTCTACTTCCCGCGCCGGGTGATCCCGATGCTGCCGGAGAAGCTGTCTAACGGCCTGTGCTCGCTGAACCCGGAGCAGGACCGGCTGTCGATGGTCTGCGACATGCTGATCGACGCCGAGGGCGAGACGCGCGCCTACCAGTTCTATCCGGCGGTGATCTGCTCGCATGCGCGCCTGACCTATACCGAGGTCGCCGCGGTGCTGGGCAACACCCATGGCCCGGAGGCCGCCAAGCGCCGCGAGCTGGTGCCGCATCTGCTGCATCTGCACGGGGTCTATCGCGCGCTGCTGGGCCAGCGCGCCAAGCGCGGCGCGGTCGATTTCGAGACCACTGAGACCCAGATCGTCTGCGACGACAACGGCCGCATCGAGAAGATCGTGCCGCGCACCCGCAACGAGGCGCACCGACTGATCGAGGAGGCGATGCTGGCCGCCAATGTCTGCGCGGCCGACTTCATCGCCGGCGCCAAGCAGCATGCGTTGTTCCGCGTCCACGAGGGCCCGACGCCCGAGAAGCGCGCCACCCTGCAGGCCTATCTGCGCGCGCTGGGTCTGGGCCTCGGGATCAGCGACGACCCGACGCCGGGCGAGTTCCAGGCCGTCGCCGCGGCCACCAAGGACCGGCCGGACGCGCAGCAGATCCACGCCATGCTGCTGCGCTCGATGCAGCAGGCGATCTACACCGGCGCGAACTCCGGCCACTTCGGCCTGGCCTATCCGGCCTACACCCATTTCACCAGCCCGATCCGGCGCTATCCGGACCTGCTGGTGCATCGCGTGATCAAGGCCATGCTGGGTGGCAAGCGCTACCAGCTCGACGCGGCCAAGATGGATGTGCCCGAGCCGCCGAAGCGGCCCGGCAAGGCCAAGCCGATCAACCCCGCCAGCGCCTCGACCGATGCCGAGCGCTGGGAGGTGGTGGGCGCGCATTGCAGTGCCAACGAGCGCCGCGCCGACGAGGCCTCGCGCGATGTCGAGGCCTGGCTCAAGTGCCGCTACATGCGCGAGCATCTGGGCGAGGAGTTCAGTGGCACCGTCAGCGCGGTAACGAGCTTCGGCCTGTTCGTGCAGCTCGACGCGCTCTATGTCGAGGGCCTGATCCACATCACCGAGCTGGGTGGCGAGTACTACCGCTTCGACGAGGTGCGCCAGGAGCTGCGTGGCGAGCGCACCGGCATGCGCTATGCCACCGGCGCGCGCGTGCAGGTGCAGGTCAGCCGCGTCGACCTGGACGGCCGCAAGATCGACTTCCGCCTGGTGCGCGACAGCGACGAGGCGCGCCTGGTGGCGCGCGCGCTGCGCGACAAGATGGGTGGTGGTGGTGGCGAGGCGTCGCGCCGCGCCGCGCCGGTCATCGAGCCGGCCTCGGCGGTGGAGGCGCTGGAGCAGGTGCGGCGCCAGGACCGCGAGCTGAAGGCCGGCCGCCGCGCCACCGGCAAGAAGCCGGCCGGCAAGGCCGCGCCGAAATCGGCCGCGACCCATCCGGTGAAGGCGGCGCGCGCGCGCGCCAAGGCCGGCAAATCGGCGGAGGCGGCCGCGCCGCGCGGCAAGAAGCGCTGA
- a CDS encoding phosphoribosyltransferase, whose translation MLTDDGKHLYVSWDEYHMLIERLALKVHASGWQFDQILCLARGGMRPGDVLSRVFDKPLGIMSTSSYRAEAGTIQGRLDIAKYITMPKGELAGRVLLVDDLADSGVTLKAVVERLRGMPSISELRSAVIWTKGVSTYTPDYYVEMLETSPWIHQPFEEYDDMRPDALAKKFVV comes from the coding sequence ATGCTGACCGACGACGGCAAACATCTGTACGTCTCCTGGGACGAATACCACATGCTGATCGAGCGCCTGGCCCTGAAGGTGCATGCCTCGGGCTGGCAGTTCGACCAGATCCTGTGCCTGGCCCGCGGCGGCATGCGCCCGGGCGACGTGCTGTCGCGCGTGTTCGACAAGCCGCTGGGCATCATGTCCACCAGCAGTTACCGCGCCGAGGCCGGCACGATCCAGGGGCGCCTGGACATCGCCAAGTACATCACCATGCCCAAGGGCGAGCTGGCCGGCCGCGTGCTGCTGGTTGATGACCTGGCGGATTCGGGGGTCACCCTGAAGGCGGTGGTGGAGCGCCTGCGCGGCATGCCTTCGATCAGCGAGCTGCGCTCGGCGGTGATCTGGACCAAGGGTGTCTCGACCTACACGCCGGACTACTATGTCGAGATGCTGGAGACCAGTCCCTGGATCCACCAGCCTTTCGAAGAGTACGACGACATGCGGCCGGACGCGCTGGCCAAGAAGTTCGTCGTCTGA
- a CDS encoding adenylosuccinate synthase gives MQSEIARGRNVVVVGTQWGDEGKGKVVDWMTPHAQGVVRFQGGHNAGHTLVIKGVKTALQLIPSGIMRDGVACYIGNGVVLDPTHLLGEIERLERAGVEVRSRLYISESCPLILPFHVAVDKAREALRENSGSGKIGTTGKGIGPAYEDKVARRALRVQDLKHPERFAKKLKELLELHNFALCGYLKCGELEFQPIFDQAMKMAEQIKPMMADVGYMLHKAHQAGQNILFEGAQGTLLDIDHGTYPYVTSSNCVAGNAAAGAGVGPQMLHYMLGITKAYTTRVGSGPFPTELEWEKEGTVGYHLSTVGQEKGTVTGRARRCGWLDAAALKRSIIINGITGLCMTKLDVLDGLAEVQMCVGYELNGQHIDILPLDADEIIACKPVYETFPGWTETTAGITEWDKLPLNARRYLERVQQVAGTPIAMVSTGPDREHTIVLKHPFQA, from the coding sequence ATGCAAAGCGAAATTGCGCGCGGCCGGAATGTGGTGGTGGTCGGCACCCAGTGGGGTGACGAGGGCAAGGGCAAGGTGGTCGACTGGATGACGCCGCACGCCCAGGGCGTGGTGCGCTTCCAGGGTGGCCACAACGCCGGCCACACCCTGGTGATCAAGGGCGTGAAGACCGCGCTGCAGCTGATCCCCTCGGGCATCATGCGCGACGGCGTGGCCTGCTACATCGGCAACGGCGTGGTGCTGGACCCGACCCATCTGCTGGGCGAGATCGAGCGCCTGGAGAGGGCCGGCGTCGAGGTGCGTTCGCGCCTGTACATCTCCGAGTCCTGCCCGCTGATCCTGCCCTTCCACGTCGCCGTGGACAAGGCGCGCGAGGCGCTGCGCGAGAACAGCGGCAGCGGCAAGATCGGCACCACCGGCAAGGGCATCGGCCCGGCCTATGAGGACAAGGTGGCGCGCCGCGCGCTGCGCGTGCAGGATCTGAAGCATCCCGAGCGCTTCGCCAAGAAGCTCAAGGAGCTGCTGGAGCTGCACAACTTTGCGCTGTGCGGCTATTTGAAGTGCGGCGAGCTGGAGTTCCAGCCGATCTTCGATCAGGCCATGAAGATGGCCGAGCAGATCAAGCCGATGATGGCCGACGTCGGCTACATGCTGCACAAGGCGCACCAGGCCGGCCAGAACATCCTGTTCGAGGGCGCCCAGGGTACGCTGCTGGACATCGACCATGGCACCTACCCCTATGTGACCTCGAGCAACTGCGTGGCCGGCAATGCCGCCGCCGGTGCCGGCGTGGGCCCGCAGATGCTGCACTACATGCTGGGCATCACCAAGGCCTACACCACCCGCGTCGGCTCGGGGCCGTTCCCGACCGAGCTGGAGTGGGAGAAGGAAGGCACGGTGGGCTACCACCTGTCGACCGTCGGCCAGGAGAAGGGCACCGTGACCGGCCGCGCGCGCCGCTGCGGCTGGCTGGACGCTGCCGCGCTGAAGCGCTCCATCATCATCAACGGCATCACCGGCCTGTGCATGACCAAGCTGGATGTGCTGGATGGCCTGGCCGAGGTGCAGATGTGCGTCGGCTACGAACTGAACGGCCAGCACATCGACATCCTGCCGCTGGATGCGGACGAGATCATCGCCTGCAAGCCGGTCTACGAGACCTTCCCGGGCTGGACCGAGACCACCGCCGGCATCACCGAATGGGACAAGCTGCCGCTGAATGCGCGCCGCTACCTGGAGCGCGTGCAGCAGGTCGCCGGCACGCCGATCGCGATGGTCTCGACCGGTCCGGACCGCGAACACACCATTGTCCTGAAGCATCCCTTCCAGGCCTGA
- a CDS encoding ATP phosphoribosyltransferase regulatory subunit, giving the protein MSSAWLLPEHIADVLPSQARRIEELRRDMLDMARTYGCELVMPPLLEHLDSLLSGTGRALDLKTFKLVDQLSGRSLGLRADTTPQVARIDAHLLNRAGVTRLCYCGPVLHTRPDGLNATREPLQFGVEIYGHAGLEADLEVQELALDALRRAGLSDIAIDLGDARLVQGILGDLKIAPTLLAEIAGALASKDGAALAGLTGELPATAAAGLQALLSLYGGIEVLAEARARLPKTPAVSAALDDLQWLATHLRQTHPEVALGFDLADLRGYAYYSGVRFAVYAAGSSDAVLRGGRYDEVGAVFGRRRPAVGFSLDLKALVQLSPAQPLRAAVRAPWSGGEPGDEGLRAAIRRLRELGETVVCVLPGHEHEGDEFDCDRELVRIESQWVVRAL; this is encoded by the coding sequence ATGTCCTCTGCTTGGCTGCTGCCCGAGCATATTGCCGACGTTCTGCCGTCCCAGGCGCGCCGCATCGAAGAACTGCGCCGCGACATGCTGGACATGGCGCGCACCTATGGCTGCGAGCTGGTGATGCCGCCGCTGCTGGAGCATCTGGACTCGCTGCTGTCCGGCACCGGCCGCGCGCTGGACCTCAAGACCTTCAAGCTGGTGGATCAGCTCTCGGGCCGCTCGCTGGGGCTGCGCGCCGACACCACGCCGCAGGTGGCGCGCATCGACGCGCATCTGCTGAACCGCGCAGGCGTGACCCGGCTGTGCTACTGCGGCCCGGTGCTGCATACCCGCCCGGACGGCCTGAACGCGACCCGCGAGCCGCTGCAGTTCGGCGTCGAGATCTACGGCCATGCCGGCCTGGAGGCGGACCTGGAGGTGCAGGAGCTGGCGCTGGATGCGCTGCGTCGCGCGGGGCTTTCCGACATCGCGATCGACCTGGGCGACGCCCGCCTGGTGCAGGGCATCCTGGGTGATCTGAAAATCGCGCCGACGCTGCTGGCCGAGATCGCCGGCGCGCTGGCGTCCAAGGACGGCGCCGCGCTGGCGGGCCTGACCGGCGAGCTGCCGGCCACGGCCGCGGCGGGGCTGCAGGCCCTGCTGTCGCTGTATGGCGGCATCGAGGTGCTGGCCGAGGCGCGCGCGCGCCTGCCGAAGACGCCCGCGGTCAGCGCCGCGCTGGACGATCTGCAGTGGCTGGCCACGCATCTGCGCCAGACCCATCCGGAGGTGGCGCTGGGCTTCGACCTGGCCGACCTGCGCGGCTATGCCTACTACAGCGGCGTACGCTTCGCCGTCTACGCGGCCGGCTCCAGCGATGCCGTGCTGCGCGGCGGCCGCTACGACGAGGTCGGGGCGGTGTTCGGCCGGCGTCGTCCGGCCGTGGGTTTCAGCCTGGACCTGAAGGCCCTGGTGCAGCTGAGCCCGGCTCAGCCGCTGCGGGCCGCGGTGCGCGCGCCCTGGAGCGGCGGGGAGCCGGGCGACGAAGGCCTGCGCGCGGCGATCCGCCGTCTGCGCGAGCTGGGCGAGACCGTGGTGTGCGTGCTGCCCGGGCACGAGCACGAAGGCGACGAATTCGATTGCGACCGCGAACTGGTGCGCATCGAGTCCCAATGGGTGGTGCGCGCGCTCTGA
- a CDS encoding DUF2065 domain-containing protein, giving the protein MGETLLGALALMLVIEGLMPLLNPRGWRQVFARVLAMSDGQIRFIGLASLLAGLALLFALWG; this is encoded by the coding sequence ATGGGCGAGACCCTGCTGGGCGCGCTGGCCCTGATGCTGGTCATCGAGGGACTGATGCCCCTGCTCAACCCCAGGGGCTGGCGCCAAGTCTTTGCCCGGGTGTTGGCGATGAGCGACGGCCAGATCCGCTTCATCGGCCTGGCCAGTCTGCTGGCCGGGCTGGCCCTGCTGTTCGCCCTCTGGGGGTGA
- the hflC gene encoding protease modulator HflC gives MNRIASIVIGALIAFMVASSTLFIVDQRQFAVVYALGEIKEVVTEPGLKFKLPPPFQNVVFLDRRMQTLDSPESRAIFTAEKKSLVIDWLVKWRVAEPRQFIRNSGTDMRNVETRLSPIVQAAFNEEVTKRTVLSVLATEREKVMNDVRKRLEDEAKQFGIEVVDVRIKRVDFSANITDSVYRRMESERKRVAAEARSTGSAESEKIRADADRQREVIVAEAYRDAQKVKGEGDAKASALYAEAFGRDPQFAQFYRSLEAYRTTWRSKSDVMVVDPSSDFFKAMRGSGGAAAPAKGK, from the coding sequence ATGAACCGTATTGCCTCCATCGTCATCGGTGCGCTGATCGCCTTCATGGTGGCCAGCTCGACGCTGTTCATCGTCGACCAGCGCCAGTTCGCCGTGGTCTACGCGCTGGGTGAGATCAAGGAAGTGGTCACCGAGCCGGGCCTGAAGTTCAAGCTGCCGCCGCCGTTCCAGAACGTCGTGTTCCTGGACCGCCGCATGCAGACCCTGGACAGCCCCGAGTCGCGCGCCATCTTCACCGCCGAGAAGAAGAGTCTGGTGATCGACTGGCTGGTCAAGTGGCGTGTCGCCGAGCCGCGTCAGTTCATCCGCAACAGCGGCACCGACATGCGCAATGTCGAGACCCGTCTGAGCCCGATCGTGCAGGCCGCCTTCAACGAGGAAGTCACCAAGCGCACCGTGCTGTCCGTGCTGGCGACCGAGCGCGAGAAGGTGATGAACGACGTGCGCAAACGCCTGGAAGACGAGGCCAAGCAGTTCGGCATCGAAGTGGTGGACGTGCGCATCAAGCGCGTTGACTTCTCGGCCAACATCACCGACTCGGTCTACCGCCGCATGGAGTCCGAGCGCAAGCGCGTGGCCGCCGAGGCCCGCTCCACCGGTTCGGCCGAGAGCGAGAAGATCCGCGCCGATGCCGACCGCCAGCGCGAGGTGATCGTCGCCGAGGCCTACCGCGACGCGCAGAAGGTCAAGGGTGAGGGCGATGCCAAGGCCTCGGCCCTGTACGCCGAAGCCTTCGGCCGCGACCCGCAGTTTGCCCAGTTCTACCGCTCGCTCGAGGCCTACCGCACGACCTGGCGCAGCAAGTCGGACGTGATGGTGGTCGACCCCAGCAGCGACTTCTTCAAGGCCATGCGCGGCTCCGGCGGCGCGGCGGCCCCGGCCAAGGGCAAGTAA
- the hflK gene encoding FtsH protease activity modulator HflK encodes MNKSESARPWHRLAGRLLSNGRNDGPPDLDELWRDFNRKLSGLFGGKGGGQQPPQGGNGGGGNNFQPDMKSAGIGVGLIAGVVALGWLGSGFYIVQEGHQAVVTSFGKFSKTVDAGFQWRLPYPFQANEIVPVTQLRSVEVGRNSVVQATGLRDSSMLTLDENIVDIRFTVQYRLKDARDYLFENRSPDEAVIQAAESAVREIVGRSKMDSVLYEQRDAIAADLVKSVQVQLDRLKAGILIANVNVQNVQAPEQVQAAFDDAFKAGADRERLKNEGQAYANEVIPKAQGTAARLREEAEGYKSRVEATAEGDAQRFKSVLAEYQKAPGVTRDRLYIDTMQQVYSNVSKVMVESRSGSNLLYLPLDKLLQQSGSTVTAGPPVPTTLPEATPSGSAADIRSRDGLRGRDRESR; translated from the coding sequence ATGAACAAATCTGAGTCCGCGCGACCCTGGCACCGCCTGGCCGGCCGTCTGCTGAGCAACGGCCGCAACGATGGACCGCCCGACCTGGATGAGTTGTGGCGCGACTTCAACCGCAAGCTGTCCGGCCTGTTCGGCGGCAAGGGCGGTGGTCAGCAGCCGCCGCAAGGCGGCAATGGCGGTGGTGGCAACAACTTCCAGCCCGACATGAAGAGCGCCGGCATCGGCGTCGGCCTGATCGCCGGCGTGGTGGCGCTGGGCTGGCTGGGCAGCGGCTTCTACATCGTGCAGGAAGGCCACCAGGCGGTCGTGACCTCCTTCGGCAAGTTCAGCAAGACGGTGGACGCCGGCTTCCAGTGGCGCCTGCCTTACCCCTTCCAGGCCAACGAGATCGTGCCGGTGACGCAGCTGCGCTCGGTCGAGGTCGGCCGCAATTCGGTGGTGCAGGCCACCGGTCTGCGCGACTCCTCGATGCTCACGCTGGACGAGAACATCGTCGACATCCGCTTCACCGTGCAGTACCGGCTGAAGGATGCGCGCGACTACCTGTTCGAGAATCGCAGCCCGGACGAGGCGGTGATCCAGGCCGCCGAATCGGCGGTGCGTGAGATCGTCGGCCGCAGCAAGATGGACTCGGTGCTGTACGAGCAGCGCGACGCGATCGCGGCCGATCTGGTGAAGTCGGTGCAGGTCCAGCTGGATCGCCTGAAGGCCGGCATCCTGATCGCCAACGTCAATGTGCAGAACGTGCAGGCGCCCGAGCAGGTGCAGGCGGCCTTCGACGATGCCTTCAAGGCCGGCGCCGACCGCGAGCGCCTGAAGAACGAGGGCCAGGCCTATGCCAACGAGGTGATCCCGAAGGCGCAGGGCACGGCCGCGCGCCTGCGCGAGGAGGCCGAGGGCTACAAGTCGCGTGTCGAGGCGACCGCCGAGGGTGATGCGCAACGCTTCAAGAGCGTGCTGGCCGAGTACCAGAAGGCGCCGGGCGTGACCCGCGACCGCCTCTACATCGACACGATGCAGCAGGTCTACAGCAATGTCAGCAAGGTGATGGTGGAGAGCCGCAGCGGTTCGAACCTGCTGTATTTGCCGCTGGACAAGCTGCTGCAGCAAAGCGGCAGCACCGTGACCGCCGGCCCGCCGGTGCCGACCACCTTGCCCGAGGCGACCCCGTCCGGCAGCGCCGCCGACATCCGCTCGCGCGATGGCCTGCGCGGCCGCGATCGCGAGAGCCGTTGA
- the hflX gene encoding GTPase HflX encodes MLVGVEIGRSGHFDPTLDELALLAESAGDTPVAKVIARRQAPDAALFVGSGKADEIKLLVQAHQAHTVLFDQAISPAQQRNLERVLGVPVADRTALILEIFAARAKSHEGKLQVELARLQYLATRLVRRWSHLERQSGGIGMRGGPGEAQIELDRRMIDDRIKVTKERLKKVQRQRGTQRRARERNQVFKVSLVGYTNAGKSTLFNALVKARSYAANQLFATLDTTTRSMYLEAAGSSVSLSDTVGFIRDLPHKLVEAFQATLQEAAEADLLLHVVDAASPALDEQMVEVERVLGEIGAAGIPQILVYNKLDMLEDNQRPRATLDWLERDGIRVPRVFVSALTGEGLDVLREEIVRAMQSGGLNGQDPAPSAQKLNDRHEHEQI; translated from the coding sequence ATTCTCGTGGGCGTCGAGATCGGCCGTTCCGGCCACTTCGATCCCACCCTCGACGAACTGGCCCTGCTGGCCGAATCGGCCGGCGACACCCCGGTGGCCAAGGTCATCGCGCGCCGCCAGGCGCCGGACGCCGCGCTGTTCGTCGGCTCCGGCAAGGCCGACGAGATCAAGCTGCTGGTGCAGGCGCACCAGGCCCACACCGTGCTGTTCGACCAGGCGATCTCGCCGGCCCAGCAGCGCAATCTGGAGCGCGTGCTGGGCGTGCCGGTGGCCGACCGCACCGCGCTGATCCTCGAGATCTTCGCCGCCCGCGCCAAGAGCCATGAGGGCAAGCTGCAGGTCGAGCTGGCGCGGCTGCAATACCTGGCCACGCGCCTGGTGCGGCGCTGGAGCCACCTGGAGCGCCAGAGCGGCGGCATCGGCATGCGCGGCGGCCCCGGCGAGGCCCAGATCGAGCTGGACCGCCGCATGATCGACGACCGCATCAAGGTCACCAAGGAGCGCCTGAAGAAGGTGCAGCGCCAGCGCGGCACCCAGCGACGCGCGCGCGAGCGCAACCAGGTCTTCAAGGTCTCGCTGGTCGGCTATACCAACGCTGGCAAGTCGACCCTGTTCAACGCGCTGGTGAAGGCCCGCAGCTACGCGGCCAACCAGCTGTTCGCGACGCTGGATACGACCACCCGCTCGATGTACCTCGAGGCGGCCGGCTCCAGCGTGTCGCTGTCCGACACCGTGGGTTTCATCCGCGACCTGCCGCACAAGCTGGTCGAGGCCTTCCAGGCCACCCTGCAGGAGGCCGCCGAGGCCGATCTGCTGCTGCATGTGGTCGATGCCGCCAGCCCGGCGCTGGACGAGCAGATGGTCGAGGTCGAGCGCGTGCTCGGCGAGATCGGCGCCGCCGGCATCCCGCAGATCCTGGTCTACAACAAGCTCGATATGCTGGAGGACAACCAGCGTCCGCGCGCCACTCTGGACTGGCTGGAGCGCGACGGGATCCGCGTGCCGCGCGTCTTCGTCAGCGCCCTGACCGGCGAGGGCCTGGATGTGCTGCGCGAGGAGATTGTGCGGGCCATGCAGTCCGGAGGCTTGAACGGGCAAGACCCGGCCCCATCTGCCCAAAAATTGAATGACAGGCATGAGCATGAACAAATCTGA
- the hfq gene encoding RNA chaperone Hfq, with translation MSNKGQLLQDPFLNLLRKEHVPVSIYLVNGIKLQGHIESFDQYVVLLRNTVTQMVYKHAISTVVPGRAVNFHAAENNGESA, from the coding sequence GTGAGCAACAAAGGACAACTCCTGCAAGACCCCTTCCTGAACCTGCTGCGCAAAGAGCATGTGCCGGTGTCCATCTACCTGGTCAACGGCATCAAGCTGCAAGGGCATATCGAGTCCTTCGACCAGTACGTCGTGTTGCTGCGCAATACCGTGACCCAGATGGTCTACAAGCACGCCATCTCGACGGTGGTGCCGGGCCGTGCGGTGAACTTCCACGCGGCCGAAAACAACGGCGAAAGCGCCTGA
- the der gene encoding ribosome biogenesis GTPase Der has product MKPVIALVGRPNVGKSTLFNRMTKSRDAIVADFAGLTRDRHYGDGRLGNREFIVVDTGGFEPDSTTGIVKEMAKQTRQAVAEADAVVFVVDVRTGLSGQDQDIARYLRQANKRVFLAVNKAEGMSESPLLAEFHELGMGEPHPVSAAHGQGIRSLLEAVLEPFGPESDEEPPPEDEGVIRLAVAGRPNVGKSTLINTWLGEERLVAFDMPGTTRDAITVDFERHGQKFKLIDTAGLRRKGKVFEAIEKFSVVKTLQAIADAHVVLLLIDATQGVSDQDAHIAGYVLDSGRAVVVAINKWDAIDSYQRQQLERSIEHRLSFLKFAPLHHISALKRQGLGPLWNAMADAYSSAFKKMTTPVLTRLIQEAVEHQTPKKSGHFRPKLRYAHQGGMNPPIVVIHGNSLEGVTDAYKRYLEGRIRTHYKLVGTPLRIELRSAKNPFADKEA; this is encoded by the coding sequence ATGAAACCCGTCATCGCCCTGGTCGGCCGACCCAACGTCGGCAAATCCACGCTGTTCAACCGGATGACCAAGAGCCGCGACGCGATCGTGGCCGACTTCGCCGGGCTGACGCGCGACCGCCACTACGGTGACGGCCGCCTGGGCAACCGCGAGTTCATCGTGGTCGACACCGGCGGCTTCGAGCCCGACAGCACCACCGGCATCGTCAAGGAGATGGCCAAGCAGACCCGCCAGGCCGTGGCCGAGGCGGATGCGGTGGTCTTTGTCGTCGATGTGCGTACCGGCCTGTCGGGCCAGGACCAGGACATCGCGCGCTATCTGCGCCAGGCCAACAAGCGCGTCTTCCTCGCGGTCAACAAGGCCGAGGGCATGAGCGAATCGCCGCTGCTGGCCGAGTTCCACGAGCTGGGCATGGGCGAGCCGCACCCGGTCTCGGCCGCGCATGGCCAGGGCATCCGCAGCCTGCTAGAGGCGGTGCTGGAGCCCTTCGGCCCGGAGAGCGACGAGGAGCCGCCGCCGGAGGACGAGGGCGTGATCCGCCTGGCGGTGGCCGGCCGGCCCAACGTCGGCAAGAGCACCCTGATCAACACCTGGCTCGGCGAGGAGCGCCTGGTCGCCTTCGACATGCCGGGCACGACGCGCGACGCCATCACGGTGGACTTCGAGCGCCATGGCCAGAAGTTCAAGCTGATCGACACCGCCGGTCTGCGCCGCAAGGGCAAGGTGTTCGAGGCGATCGAGAAGTTCTCGGTGGTCAAGACCCTGCAGGCGATCGCCGACGCCCATGTGGTGCTGCTGCTGATCGACGCGACCCAGGGCGTGTCCGACCAGGATGCGCATATCGCCGGCTATGTGCTGGACAGCGGCCGCGCGGTGGTGGTGGCGATCAACAAATGGGATGCGATCGACAGCTACCAGCGCCAGCAGCTGGAGCGCTCGATCGAGCATCGCCTGTCCTTCCTGAAGTTCGCGCCGCTGCACCATATCTCGGCGCTGAAGCGCCAGGGCCTGGGCCCGCTGTGGAACGCGATGGCCGATGCCTACAGCTCGGCCTTCAAGAAGATGACCACACCGGTGCTGACCCGCCTGATCCAGGAAGCGGTCGAGCACCAGACGCCCAAGAAGAGCGGCCATTTCCGGCCCAAGCTGCGCTACGCCCACCAGGGCGGCATGAATCCGCCGATCGTCGTGATCCACGGCAATTCGCTGGAGGGCGTCACCGACGCCTACAAGCGCTACCTGGAAGGGCGTATCCGCACCCACTACAAGCTGGTCGGCACGCCGCTGCGCATCGAGCTGCGCTCGGCCAAGAATCCGTTTGCCGACAAAGAGGCCTGA